ATCGTCGTGATGAGCAACTCGTCCGCGCCCGTGGCCTCCTGCAATTGTTCCAGCTGGTCGGCCACCCGCCCCGGTGAGCCGACGAACTGTGTGTCGATGCGGTCCTGGACGAGGGCCCGGTCCTCGTCGGTCCACGTGTGGGCACGCGCTTCCTCCGGTGTGGGGAACTCTATGGCGCCCTCGGCGGTACGGATGCTGCGCACCCACAGGCCGTAGCCGGTGGCGAGTTCGCGGGCGGTGGCGTCGTCCTCGGCGACGACGACGTCCGCCGAGACGCTGATGTACGGCTTGTGGAGGAACTCGGAGGGCTGGAAGAAGGACCGGTAGCCGTCCACAGCCTCCAGGACCGTGGCCGGGCCGACGTGGTAGTTCGCCGCGAACCGCAGGCCCCTGGCGCCCGCCACCTCGGCGCTCTGACCACCGCTGCTGCCCAGGATCCACACCTCCACGTCGGCGCCCTCCCCCGGCACGACGTGTGCCTCGACGCCCTCCGGGGAGCGGTAGGTGCCGGCCAGCAGGGCGAGGATGTCGCCGATCTGCTCGGCGTAGTCCTGTGACTCGGCGCCCGGCAGCAGGAGCAGCCTGCGCTGCAGCGCGATGCGGGGTGAGCCGAGCAGATGCTCGAAGGAGAAGCGGGGCGGGATCAACAGGCCGTTCGGGGTGCGGCCGTCGACGACCGGGGTCGCCGTCGGCAACGGTGCGGCCGGCTGTCCCGGCGGGCGGCCGCCCGAGCGGCCCAGGCCCAGATCGAATCGGCCCGGGTGCAGCGCGTCGAGCAGGCCGAACTCCTCCACGGTGGACAGCGCCGTACGGTGCCCGAGCTGCACGGCTCCGGAGCCGAGCCGGATCGTGGAGGTGGCGGATGCGGTCAGGGCCAGGACGACGGCGGGTGACGTGCCGGCCACGCCGGGGTTGAGGTGGTGCTCGGCGAACCAGTAGCGGGCATATCCGAAGCGCTCGGCCCGCTGTGCGAGGTCGATGGAGTTGCGCAGGGCATCGGCTGCCGTCGAGCCGGACGGGATCGGGACCAGGTCGAGGACGCCGAGGGAGATGTCAGACACGGGTGGACTCCTGGGAGGTCTGGGCGACGTGGACGCCGGCCGTGCCCGCGCCGACCGCGATCAGGGTGATGGCGATGAGCTTCACGACGCCGCCCGCTCGCCCCGGACGTCGTCCGGGTGCGCGAGGCCGAGGTGGTCGCGCAGGGTCGTGCCCTCGTACTCGGTACGGAAGACGCCCTGCTCCTGCAGCAGCGGCACGACCTTGTCGGCGAAGGGGTCGAGTCCGCCGGGGGTGATGTGCGGGACGAGGATGAAGCCGTCGGACACATCCGCCTGGACGAAGTCGTTGATGGTCCTGGCGACGGTCTCCGGGGAGCCGACGAAGGTCTGCCGGTTGCCGGTGTGGATGACCAGGTCGCGGATGGACCAGTTGTTGGCGGCCGCCAGCTCGCGCCATTCGCGCGCGGTGGCCAGCGGGTCGCGGTACATGCGCACCTGGGCTCGGCCCTTGGAGATGTGGTCGCCGCCGGCGTCCGGGTCGATGCCGGGCAGCGGTCCTTCCGGGTCGTACGCCGACAGGTCCCGGTTCCAGACGAATTCCAGGTGCTTGATGGCGGTGGCACCGCTGACCTGCTGCCGGCGCACCTCCCTGGCCAGTTCCTCCGCCTCGGCATCGGTGTCGCCGAGCACGAAGGTGGCGGCGGGCAGGATCAGCAGATCGCGGTGGGAACGGCCGTATCTGGCGAGGCGGTTCTTGACGTCCGTGTAGAACGCCTGGCCCTCCTTGAGCGAGGCGTACTGGCTGAAGACGGCGTCCGCGCTCGAAGCGGCGAACTCGCGGCCGTCCTCGGAGTCGCCGGCCTGGAAGATGACAGGGCGTCCTTGCGGGGAGCGGGGCACGTTGAACTGGCCGTGGATGTCGAAGTGTTGACCCGTGTGGACGAAGGAGCCGGCTTTCGCGTCCCGCAGGAAGACACCTGTCGTCCGGTCGGCGACGATCTCGTCGCCGTGCCAGGAGTCGAAGAGCTCGTTCGCCGTGGCCAGGAACTCCTTGGCGCGGGAGTAGCGCTCCTCCTGCGGCAGGAACCCGCCGCGCCGGAAGTTCTCGCCGGTGAAGGCGTCCCAGGAGGTGACGACGTTCCAGGCGGAACGGCCGCCGGAGAGGTGGTCGAGGCCGGCGAACTGGCGGGCCACCTCGTAGGGCTCGTTGAAGGTGGAGTTGATGGTGCCGGTCAGGCCGAGACGCTCGGTGACGGCGGCCAGGGCGGCGAGGACGGTGAAGGTGTCGGGGCGGCCGACAACGTCCAAGTCGTAGATGTTCCCGCCCTGTTCGCGCAGCCTGAGGCCCTCGGCGAGGAACAGGAAGTCGAACTTGGCGCGTTCGGCGGTCTGTGCGAAGTGGACGAAGGAGCTGAACTCGATATGGCTGCCGGCCTTCGGGTCGCTCCACACGGTGGTGTTGTTGACACCGGGGAAGTGCGCGGCCAGATGGATTTGCTTCAGCGGCTTGCTGGTCATGTCGGTACGGTCCTTCCGGCTCAGGCGGTGGCAGCGGCGTAGCGGTTGGCGGGGCGAGGCAGACCCAGCAGGCCGCGGAGGGTGTCGGCCTCGTAGGCGGTACGGAACGCGCCCCGGCGCTGGAGTTCGGGGACCAGGCCGCGGGTGATGGCCAACAGGTCGTGCCCGGCGACGGCGGGCCGCAGCCGGAAGCCGCTCAGCCCCGCCTCGCTGAACTCCTGGATCAGATCGGCGAGTTGGGCGGACGTACCGGCGAAGATCCGGGCGTCGCTGGTGTACGGCTCCCCCGCGAGCGCGTCGAGCCGTGCGCGCCGGTCCTCCGCTGCGGCCTGGTCGTCGTCCAGGAGGACAACCAAGTCCCCGAAGACGTGCAGGAGTTCGTCCGCCCGCCCGGCAGCCTCCTGTTCGGCGCGGATCTCGGCGACGATCGCCCGGACCTGGTCCGCGTCGTGCGGGGTGACGTAGCCGATGTCGCCCTGGCGGGCCACCAGCCGGTACGGGACGGTCTGGTGGGCGAGGGCGGTGACCGGCGGCCGGCCCTGCGGCGGGCGCGGTGTGATGGACGGGCCGCGGACGCTGAAGTGCCTGCTCTCGAAGTCGATGTGGTGCAGCTTGTCCCGGTCGACGAAACGCCCGGTGGCGGCGTCCCGGATCTCCGCGTCGTCCTCCCAGCTGTCCCAGAGTCGGCGCACCACCTCGACGTAGTCGGCGGCCTCGTCGAACAGGTCGGTCAACCGCTCCTGGCCGGAAGGGGTCCGCAGCTCCTCCAGGTTCAGCCGCGGGAAGGTGCGACGGCCGAAGTGGTCGGCCTCGTGCGGACGGGCGGAGATCTGCACCCGCAGACCGGCCCGGCCGGCGCTGACGTAGTCGAGGGTGGCGATCGCCTTGGAGATGTGGAACGGCTCCGTGTGAGTGGCGATCACGGTCGGAACCAGGCCGATGTGCCGGGTGAGGGGTGCGATGCGGGACGCGGTGAGTACGGCGTCGAGGCGTCCGCGTACCTGGTCGGTGCGGCCGTCGAGCTCGCCGTAGTGCGAGGACTGCGGGCCGAGCCCGTCCTCGAAGGTGACGAAGTCGAGCAGCCCGCGCTCGGCCTCGGCGACCAGGTCGGCCCAGTACCCGGCGGTGAACAGGTCCCGGGGGCGGGCGACTTGCTCGCGCCAGGAGGCGGGATGCCAGCCGGTGCCTTCGAGGGCGACGGCGAGGTGCAGCGAAGAAGGGGACACGGATGAATGCCTTCCAGGAGATCCGACGAGAAACGGCGACCCGCTTGAACGGGGCGAACGGCGGCCGACGAGCGGCGGGATGGGGTCCGCCGGCCGAAGACCGGGGAAGGTCAGGAGCGGCATGCCGCTTCTTCCGCGGCGGCGGCTCCGGTGTTCCGCACGAGCCAGAAGACCGTGTGGCAGCGCAGGGTGAAGCCGAGCGACTCGTACAGCCGGATGGCGTCGGTGTTGGTCGCGGCGGCGTGCAGGAAGGGTTGCTCGCCGCGTTCCCTGATGCCGGCCGCGACGGCACGGACCAGGCGCGTGGCCAGGCCCCGGCCGCGGTGGTCCGGGTCGGTGCACACGGCGCTGATCTCGGTCCAGCCGGGCGGGTGCAGCCGTTCACCGGCCATCGCGATCAGTCGGCCGCGGTGGCGGATGCCCAGATAGGTGCCCAGCTCGACGGTGCGCGGCAGGTAAGGGCCCGGTTGGGTGCGGGCGACCAGATCGAGGATCTCGGGTACGTCGGCGGGGTCGAGCCGTACGGCTTCGGGGTCGGGCTCCGCCCGCAGCCCGGCGTCCACGAGCTGGACGCCCTGGCCTGTCTGGACGAGCTCCCAGCCGTTCGGCGGTTCGGTCGCGCCGCTCATCGCGGCGCTGCCGCCGGGGCCGACGAGCGTGGCCAGGTCGGCCCAGGCGCGCGGGTCGTCCTCGTCGGTGACGGCGTGGAAGGGAGCCACGTCGCGCGGATAGCGGGCGGCTCGGCCGACGCGTTCGGCGAAGTGGGCGTGCGGGCCGGTGAGCGCGGCCCAGGCGGGGTTGTCGAGGACGTGGGAAGAGGTGGCTTCGAGGCTGGCGACGGACATCGCGTGACGGCTCCGGTGCTGGGGACATGGGGTGGGGATCCCGCCGCGGGGCGGCGGCGGGATCCCCGGCCGATGGCGGGTCAGGAGTTGTCCAGCGGCAGTCCGGGCGGGTTGACCTCGGACGTGGCGACGGCCTCGTTGGAGAGGTTGTAGGCCTTGAGCCACTCGGCGTACTGACCGTTCTTGATCAGGTGGTTGATGGCGTCGGCGAGGGGCTCGGCGAGGCCGCTGCCCTTCTTCGAGGTGGCCGCGATCAGGCCCTGGAGGCTCGCGCCGGCGCCTGAGTAAGTCCCTGCGGTACGCGTGGCGTTGGGCGTGTCGGCAACCTGGCGGTTGTGGTACGCGATGCCGGGGTTGGGGCCGAAGTACGCGTCGATCCTGCCGCTGGACAGGGCGAGATAGACGCTGTTGCTGTCCTGGAAGTACTTGACGGTGAGCTTCTTGCCCTCCTTGGCCAGCTTCGCCTTCCATTCCAGGAGGATCTTCTCCTGGTTCGTGCCGGAGCCCACGGAGACCGTCTTGCCGGCGAGGTTCCCGTAGTCGCCGTCGAAGTTCCAGGTGCTCTTCTTCGGTGCGGTGAAGGCGAGGTTGTCCTGCCGGTAGGAGGCGAACTCGTACTTCGTCTTCCGCTCCTCGGTGTCCGTGACGTTGGTGAACGCCACGTCGACCTTGCCGCTGTCGATGCCGACGAAGAGGTTCTCCCACGTGGAGTTCTTCACCTCGGGCGTGAGACCGAGGACCGCGGCGACCAGTCGGCCCAGGTCGGGTTCCGCACCGGTGAGGGTCTTCTGGTCGCTGCCCACGTACGCCAGGGGCGGGAAGCCGGCCGGCAGGGCGCCGACGCCGATCGCCAGCTTGCCGCTCTTCCTGACAGCGGCGGGCAGTTCGGCGCTGATGGACGTGACCTCGGAGACCTTGATGGTGGTCTGCCGGGCGGCGCCGTTGGAGACCTGGCCGATGACGACCTCGCCGGTCTTGGCGGCGGTGTCGGTGGAGGTGGCCGCGTCGCTGTCGCCCCCGCAGGCGGCGAGCCCGGTGGCCAGGGAGGCGACGGCGGTCGCCGCGGTGATGCCGCGTATCAGGCCGCGTCGGGTGAAGTGGGTAGGCATGGCCATTCCTTGTCGCTGGAGGTGATGAGGGTGGCGTGGGGGAGGTCGGGGGGCGCGGCGGGTCAGAGGACCTTGCTGAGGAAGTCCCTGGTCCGCTCGTGCCGGGGCTTGTCGAGGACCTCGGAGGGCGGACCCTGCTCGATGATCTTGCCGCCGTCGATGAAGACGACCCGGTCGGCGATCTCTCGGGCGAAGCCGATCTCATGGGTGACGATGACGAGGGTGGTGCCGCCGGTCGCCAAATCCCTGATGACGGCGAGGACTTCGCCGACCAGTTCGGGGTCGAGTGCGGATGTGGGCTCGTCGAACAGGATGACGCCGGGGCGCAGGGCGAGGGCCCGGGCGATGGCGACGCGCTGCTGCTGACCGCCGGAGAGCTGGCGTGGGTAGGCGCCGGTCCTGTCGGCGAGGCCGACCCGGCCGAGGAGTTGGCGGGCGAGTTCCCGCGCCTCGGGCTTGCCCAGCCGGCCGGTGGCGACGGGGGCCGCGGCCACATTGTCGAGGACGGTCAGGTGCGGGAACAGGTTGAAGTTCTGGAAGACGAAGCCGATCCGCCCGCGCTGGGTGAGGATGGCCCGCTCGCTCAGTTCCTTCAGCCACTTGCCCTGCCGCTTCACACCGATCGGCTCGCCGTTGACGCTGACGTAGCCGATCTCGGGCTTCTCCAGGTGGTTGATGACCCGCAGCAGGGTGGACTTGCCGGAGCCGGAGGGGCCGAGGATGACGGTGACCTCGCCGGGACGGACCGTCAGGTCGACGCCGTCCAGCACCCGGTGGGTGCCGTACCACTTGTGCACACCGTGCACCTCGACGGCGGCGGCGTCGGCATCCGCCAGGGCGTCGAGCGTCTTGGCGGTCATACGGCGGCCTCCCGGCGGATGCGGACGCGCAGGTCGGTGAGACCGGTGCGGAGCTTCCGCAGCGGCGTCGGTGGCAGGCCGCGGGTGGCACCGCGGGCGTAGTGCCGCTCGACGTAGAACTGGATGACGGAGACGACGCTGGTCAGGATCAGGTACCAGACGGTGACGACCAGCAGCAGCGGCACGATGTCGCCGGGGTAGGTCGAGCCCATGGTCTGCGCGGAACCGAACAGGTCCAGCAGGGAGACGTAGAAGACCAGCGAGGTGGCCTTGATCAGGCCGATGAGCTGGTTGACGTAGTTCGGGACGATCGAGCGCAGCGCCTGCGGAAAGACGATCTTCCGGAACTGGTAGGACTTCGGCAGGCCGAGCGCCGCGGACGCCTCGTGCTGGCCCTGGTCGACGGAGAGGATGCCGCCGCGGACGACCTCGGCCGCATAGGCGGCCTCGTTCAGGCTGAGACCGATGACGGCGACGACCATGTCGGTGGCGAGTCTCGACTCGTCGAAGGAGAAGAAGGCCGGACCGAAGGGAATGCCGACGCTCAACGTCTCGTACAGCGCACTGAAGTTGTAGAGGAGGATCAGCACAACGATGAGCGGGATGGAGCGCAGGGCCCAGACGTAGGTCCAGCTGACCGCGCGCAGCACCGGGCTCTTCGAGAGCCGGGCCAGGGCGAGCAGGATGCCGCCGAGCAGGCCCAGCACCGCGCTGTAGGCGGTGACTTCGAGGGTGATCAGCAGGCCGTCGAGGATGGTGGGGCGCAAGAACCAGTAGCTCCAGCGGTCCCACTGGTAGAAGGGGTTGGAGACCAGCCCGTGCGCGAACTGGGCGACCAGGACCAGCACGACCGCGGTGCCGATCCAGCGTCCTGGCCGCCGCAACGGCAGAACTCGCTGGGCGGTGAAGGCTTTCGACGGTTCGTCGTCGGTCGGCGCCTCGGGGAGGGTGACGCTGGCGCCAGGGGGTTCACTCATGGTGGGCTCCGGCTGGTTCGGACATCACGGACAGCGCGCCGGCATGCGGCGGCGGATGCCACGGCGAGGTACCAGGGGCAGGGAGGAGGACGGCACACCGCGAGAGCGGTGTTCGTCAGGGATTGAGGCTGCGGGGAGAGGTCAGCCCCGACAGCGGGCACGGCCCGATGCGGTACACAGCGCGCTGTTCACGCGGAGCAGATCGACGGCACGATCGGCGACGAGGATGTTCGGGTACGGCTGTACGCAGCCCTGCGGGCGGCGTGTCGCCGTCCTGGGAACTGCGTACATGGCGTCACCGTCACTGTCTCGGCCCTGTGGGCCTGGCGCTTACCGAAGTGTCATCCGGTCCGGTCGTCACCTGGGGCACCCCCTGCGGTGCGGGGGTTGCCGGTCAGCAAGCCAGGGCTTGTCGCTGACGCTCATGACCATTCTGGGCCGTAGTTAAGACATCCGCCCGAACGAATGTCAACGCCGGTCCACCAGGTGGAACGGCTAGGGCGTGTTTGAGAAGTAGCGTCGTCCGCCCATCGGGCGGGGCCCACGGCGTCTGGTGCGTGCGATCGCAAGGCGGAGACGGGACTTCTCAAACACGCCCTAAGGGGCCGAGTGCGCCGCCCAGTCGAGTATCTGGACCGCCGCTCCGGCGGCCTCCAGGCCCTGGCAGCGCGCGTGGTGACGGCGTTCGATGCCGTCGAGGTCGAGGTGGCCGCCGAAGGCCGGGTGGGCGGCGAGCCGGCGGGCGTAGGCCCACAGGGTCGGATGGCCGGCGATGCGCCGGACGGCGGAGGCGTCCAGGTGGTTGCGGTGCACGGTGTCGAGTTGGACCAGCGCGACCCACAACTCGACGTCGGCGGCGGTGATTTCGTCGCGGATCAGGCAGGTGCGCCCGAAGAGCCGGCGCTCCAGCGCGTCCAGGGTCTCCAGCAGCGTCCCAAGTGCTGTGTCGCGCTCCGCCTGCTCCCCACCGGCCGAACCGGCGCGCTGGGCGGCCTCCTCGATGCCCCGCGCGCACATCCGCTCCACGGCCTCGATCTCCGATTCCGCGCCGCAGGGGTAGAGCGAGGGACCGCGGCCGCCGAAGCGGTGGGCGAGGTCGCGCATGATGTCCGGGGCGTGGGTGCTGACGATCCGTCCGGACCAGTCGTCGCTGAGCACCGGAGCGACGGCGGGGCCCGGGTACCGGTGGGCGCTGGCCTCGTAGAGCGGGCTCAGGGCCGAGTGGCCGCCATCGGGACAGTCGGGCACGGCGGGCAGTCGGGTCACCGGACAGACGGTGTCCAGGCCGAGCAGGCCGTGGGTGACGGCGATGCGCAGGCCGTCGGGACAGGTGGTCGACAGATGCAGGCGGTAGCGGCCCGGAACGGCGTAGTGGCCGCTGCGCGCGTCCGGGCCGATCCGGCCCCGGAAGGCGGGCTCGGGTCGGAGGGACGGGCGGGCGGCCAGCGGTGTGACGGTCATGACTCTCCCCGGGAGCGGGCGCGGACGTACGCGCGGCGGAAGCGATGTCGGGCTGGGGTCTGTTGCCGGATTCCCGTCGTCCGTGCGGAGGGCGGGCGCGGCGTTCCAGGGGACGCCGTGGGCGCAGGGCAGGCGGAGTTCAGCCCTTGGGGCTGATCGCGCTGCAGATACGGAGCAGATCGATGTGACGCCGGGAGGTCAGAAGAGGCGAACGGCTCACTCGGACGGTGACCGGATCAAGGCGCCTCATATTTCCCTACCTATTTACTAGGAATCTCCAGTGAGTGTCGGCCCCACCGACACCGGCGTCAAGAGGGCCGCCCCGCATCGCTGAACGCCCCGGCGGACGGCGGCCGGACAGCCGGTCGGCGGCGCCCATCCGCCGGGGTGGACCTTGACACTCACGGGGGCGGGCAACGTACGTTGAAAGGGAAAGTTCCTTCACGGGTGGAGGCTTTGATGCACGTTCCGGGCGCGGCATCGCGTGGTACGTGCACCAGGCCGTGTCTTCGAACTCCCGCCTGGCCTGCGGCGCCTGGCGCGCGGCTCATCACCCGGCGGCATGTCGACTACTGCCGTACCTCCTCCGCCGTCTGTCCTTCCGTACACGTCTGATCACCGCCGGCCGTCCCGCCGGCTGTCTCGTCGTGGCCCTGTGGCCGCGAGTCATCGTGTTTCCCGGAAGGAACCCCGTTGTCCGGTCCTGCCCTGCACCTCGCCGTCGAGATCGACGGCGACGGCGCCCATCCCGCGGCCTGGCGCCGCGCCGCCCACTCCCCCGGTCAGCTGCTCGCCCCTCGCCGCGTGGCCCGTGTCGCCGCCATCGCCGAGAACGCCGGGTTCACCCTGCTCACCCTGGACGACGGCGTGCTGCCGCCCGGCGCCGCACCGGATCCGGTGGGCCGTATCGGCGCGGTGGAGCGGGCGGCTTTCGTCGCGGCGTCCACGAGCACCATCGGAATCGCGCCCGTCGTCCCGGTGACGTACGCCGAACCCTTCCATGTCTCCAGCCAGTTGGCGGCCCTGGACCACATCTCCGCCGGTCGCGCCGGGTGGGTGGTGACGGAGGAGGAACGTCCCGAGGCGGCCCGCGCCTGGGGGCGCCCACGGGTCGACGACGCCGGCGCGCGGACCCGGGAGTCCCGTGACGGGGTCGAGGTGGCCCGCGCCCTGTGGGACTCGTGGGAGGACGACGCGGTCATCCGGTCCGTGGCCACCGGCCGCTACCTCGACCGCGAACGGCTCCACTACATCGACTTCACCGGTGAGACCTATGCCGTCAAGGGCCCGGCGATCGTGCCGCGCCCGCCCCAGGGCCAGCTCGTCGTCCTGGGACGGCCCGACCGGGTTCCCTCCGCACAGCTCGACGTCGCCCTCGTCGAGGGGCGCGACCTGGCGTCGGTCGCCACGGCCGCTGCCGCCGCCGGTACGCCCCGCGTCCTCGCCGAGGTCGAGGTGGCGCTGGACACCCCGGGGGCCACGGCCGCCGAGCGTGTCGCCGACCTGGAACGGCACACGGCCTGGAGCGACCGGGGAAGGCTGCGGCACATCGGCACCGCTGACCAACTCGTAGCTGTGCTGGTTGAGTTGAGCCGTCACGTCGACGGCGTACGACTGCATCCGCTGGTGCTGGACGAGGACCTGGCCGTCCTCTCCCGCCTCGTCCTGCCCGCCCTGTCCGGGCGACGCCTCGTCGCCCGTCCGCTGCCCGGCACGTCTCTGCGCTCGGCCCTGGGTCTGGAGCGCCCTGCCAATCGCTTCACGGCCGCGGCCGTGGCCACCCAGGAGGACGCCCGATGACCCTCAGCGATCCCCTCGACGTACCCAGACCGCACGCCCAGCTCCACTTCGGAGTGTTCTTCCAGGGCGTCAACCACTGGACCATCTGGTCCGCCCCCGACAGCGGCTCCCAGATCGACCCCGCCTCCTTCCGACAGGTCGCCAGGACCGCCGAACGCGGCCTGCTCGACGCGTTCTTCCTCGGCGAGGGCCTCCGGCTGCGCGAAGTCGACGGCAAGATCCACGATCTGGACGTGGCCGGACGACCGGACGCCATCACCCAGCTCGCGGCGCTGGCCGCGGTCACCCGCCGCATCGGTCTGGTCTCCACCTCCAACACCACCTTCAACGAACCCGCCGATCTGGCCCGCCGCCTGTCCGGCCTCGACCTCCTCTCCGAGGGCCGCGCCGGCTGGAACGTGGTGACCACGGACAACGCCTGGACCGGCGCCAACTTCCGGCGCGGCGGCTACCTCGACCACGCCGACCGCTACCGGCGCGCCGAGGAGTTCCTCTCCGTGGCCCGCGCGCTCTGGGACGGCTGGGAGGACGGAGCCGTCGCGCCGGAAGTCGGCGCGCCCGCCTGGTCGGCGCCCGGCGGCGTACACCAAGTGCGTCACAGGGGACCGCAGTTCGACGTCGACCTCGCCCCGACCCTGCCGCGCAGCGCCCAGGGCCACCCGGTCATCTTCCAGGCCGGGGACTCCGGCGAGGGACGCGACTTCGCCGCCCGCAACGCCGACGTCATCTTCTCCGGGCACGGCAACGACTTCGACGACGCGCTGGCCTTCGCCGACGACATCCGGCGCCGACTGCGGGCGGTCGGGCGGCCCGACGACGATCTGCGGATCCTGCCCGGCACCGAGATCATCCTCGGCGCCACGGAGGAGGAGGCCCAGGAGAAGAAGCGCTGGATCCGTCTCCAACAGGTCACCCCGGCCACGGCGTTGGGGATCGCCGGGCCGCTTTGGGGCATCGATCTCTCCGACCGCGACGCCGACGGGCCGCTGCCGAAGGAAGATCCGGTCGTCAGTGAGAACGACAGCTCCTTCGGTGCACGGCGCATCGCCGACCCGCGTGCGGTCGTGGCCGAGTGGCAGGCGAAGGCGGAGGCGTACGGCTGGTCGCTGCGCGAGACCGTCATCGCGCTCGGCCCACAACGCGGGCACGTCGGCACCCCGTCCGGCCTGGCGGACAAGTTCGCCCACTTCGTGCGGCACGGCGCGACCGACGGCTTCAACGTCACGCCCCACCTCATCCCCGACGGCCTCGACGACATCGTCGACCTGCTCGTCCCGGAACTCCAGGAACGCGGGATCTACCGCACCGAGTACACCGGCACCACCCTGCGCGAGAACCTCGGTCTGCGCGAACCCCTCACCCACCGGTCCGCGCCGGGCCGGCGGCAGGCGGGCTGAGCGCCGGACCGGCCGTTCCGCTCATGACCGAGTACACACGACTGACAAGAAGCCGTCACGAAGGAGATTCCCCATGCCCACCGAGGCCACCACGACGGACCTCCAGGCCTTCACCGAGACCTGGCAGGAGTGGTACCGCGCCCAGGAGGCCCGGCTCGCCGCCCCGCACGGATTCCTCGCGATCACCGGACTGCACTGGCTCGACGACCGGCCCCAGCGGTTCCCGGACGCGCCCGGTGCGTGGCGCACCGGGCCGGAGGGGGTCGTCGTCGACCTCGACGACGGCGAGGAACTGATCGTCGGCGGAACGCCGGTGCGCGGTGAACACCGCTTCGGCGTGCTTCCCGAGCGCGGCGGCGTCGACGCCGTCTGGGGCGACGCCGTCATCGAGGTCGCC
The nucleotide sequence above comes from Streptomyces sp. NBC_01716. Encoded proteins:
- a CDS encoding amino acid ABC transporter ATP-binding protein; amino-acid sequence: MTAKTLDALADADAAAVEVHGVHKWYGTHRVLDGVDLTVRPGEVTVILGPSGSGKSTLLRVINHLEKPEIGYVSVNGEPIGVKRQGKWLKELSERAILTQRGRIGFVFQNFNLFPHLTVLDNVAAAPVATGRLGKPEARELARQLLGRVGLADRTGAYPRQLSGGQQQRVAIARALALRPGVILFDEPTSALDPELVGEVLAVIRDLATGGTTLVIVTHEIGFAREIADRVVFIDGGKIIEQGPPSEVLDKPRHERTRDFLSKVL
- a CDS encoding GNAT family N-acetyltransferase, producing MSVASLEATSSHVLDNPAWAALTGPHAHFAERVGRAARYPRDVAPFHAVTDEDDPRAWADLATLVGPGGSAAMSGATEPPNGWELVQTGQGVQLVDAGLRAEPDPEAVRLDPADVPEILDLVARTQPGPYLPRTVELGTYLGIRHRGRLIAMAGERLHPPGWTEISAVCTDPDHRGRGLATRLVRAVAAGIRERGEQPFLHAAATNTDAIRLYESLGFTLRCHTVFWLVRNTGAAAAEEAACRS
- a CDS encoding transporter substrate-binding domain-containing protein, whose protein sequence is MPTHFTRRGLIRGITAATAVASLATGLAACGGDSDAATSTDTAAKTGEVVIGQVSNGAARQTTIKVSEVTSISAELPAAVRKSGKLAIGVGALPAGFPPLAYVGSDQKTLTGAEPDLGRLVAAVLGLTPEVKNSTWENLFVGIDSGKVDVAFTNVTDTEERKTKYEFASYRQDNLAFTAPKKSTWNFDGDYGNLAGKTVSVGSGTNQEKILLEWKAKLAKEGKKLTVKYFQDSNSVYLALSSGRIDAYFGPNPGIAYHNRQVADTPNATRTAGTYSGAGASLQGLIAATSKKGSGLAEPLADAINHLIKNGQYAEWLKAYNLSNEAVATSEVNPPGLPLDNS
- a CDS encoding LLM class flavin-dependent oxidoreductase; the protein is MSPSSLHLAVALEGTGWHPASWREQVARPRDLFTAGYWADLVAEAERGLLDFVTFEDGLGPQSSHYGELDGRTDQVRGRLDAVLTASRIAPLTRHIGLVPTVIATHTEPFHISKAIATLDYVSAGRAGLRVQISARPHEADHFGRRTFPRLNLEELRTPSGQERLTDLFDEAADYVEVVRRLWDSWEDDAEIRDAATGRFVDRDKLHHIDFESRHFSVRGPSITPRPPQGRPPVTALAHQTVPYRLVARQGDIGYVTPHDADQVRAIVAEIRAEQEAAGRADELLHVFGDLVVLLDDDQAAAEDRRARLDALAGEPYTSDARIFAGTSAQLADLIQEFSEAGLSGFRLRPAVAGHDLLAITRGLVPELQRRGAFRTAYEADTLRGLLGLPRPANRYAAATA
- a CDS encoding LLM class flavin-dependent oxidoreductase, which codes for MSDISLGVLDLVPIPSGSTAADALRNSIDLAQRAERFGYARYWFAEHHLNPGVAGTSPAVVLALTASATSTIRLGSGAVQLGHRTALSTVEEFGLLDALHPGRFDLGLGRSGGRPPGQPAAPLPTATPVVDGRTPNGLLIPPRFSFEHLLGSPRIALQRRLLLLPGAESQDYAEQIGDILALLAGTYRSPEGVEAHVVPGEGADVEVWILGSSGGQSAEVAGARGLRFAANYHVGPATVLEAVDGYRSFFQPSEFLHKPYISVSADVVVAEDDATARELATGYGLWVRSIRTAEGAIEFPTPEEARAHTWTDEDRALVQDRIDTQFVGSPGRVADQLEQLQEATGADELLITTITHAHTDRVRSYELLAEEWRRRGHS
- a CDS encoding NtaA/DmoA family FMN-dependent monooxygenase (This protein belongs to a clade of FMN-dependent monooxygenases, within a broader family of flavin-dependent oxidoreductases, the luciferase-like monooxygenase (LMM) family, some of whose members use coenzyme F420 rather than FMN.), whose amino-acid sequence is MTSKPLKQIHLAAHFPGVNNTTVWSDPKAGSHIEFSSFVHFAQTAERAKFDFLFLAEGLRLREQGGNIYDLDVVGRPDTFTVLAALAAVTERLGLTGTINSTFNEPYEVARQFAGLDHLSGGRSAWNVVTSWDAFTGENFRRGGFLPQEERYSRAKEFLATANELFDSWHGDEIVADRTTGVFLRDAKAGSFVHTGQHFDIHGQFNVPRSPQGRPVIFQAGDSEDGREFAASSADAVFSQYASLKEGQAFYTDVKNRLARYGRSHRDLLILPAATFVLGDTDAEAEELAREVRRQQVSGATAIKHLEFVWNRDLSAYDPEGPLPGIDPDAGGDHISKGRAQVRMYRDPLATAREWRELAAANNWSIRDLVIHTGNRQTFVGSPETVARTINDFVQADVSDGFILVPHITPGGLDPFADKVVPLLQEQGVFRTEYEGTTLRDHLGLAHPDDVRGERAAS
- a CDS encoding amino acid ABC transporter permease, producing MSEPPGASVTLPEAPTDDEPSKAFTAQRVLPLRRPGRWIGTAVVLVLVAQFAHGLVSNPFYQWDRWSYWFLRPTILDGLLITLEVTAYSAVLGLLGGILLALARLSKSPVLRAVSWTYVWALRSIPLIVVLILLYNFSALYETLSVGIPFGPAFFSFDESRLATDMVVAVIGLSLNEAAYAAEVVRGGILSVDQGQHEASAALGLPKSYQFRKIVFPQALRSIVPNYVNQLIGLIKATSLVFYVSLLDLFGSAQTMGSTYPGDIVPLLLVVTVWYLILTSVVSVIQFYVERHYARGATRGLPPTPLRKLRTGLTDLRVRIRREAAV